The Corythoichthys intestinalis isolate RoL2023-P3 chromosome 1, ASM3026506v1, whole genome shotgun sequence genome has a segment encoding these proteins:
- the LOC130918721 gene encoding gastrula zinc finger protein XlCGF26.1-like isoform X1, producing the protein MEIEERKSRSQRTTNKLKEMKCPTDVTVEDHHHEKHDPLHFKQEEDSEMPYIKQEAESENPDMKEEDQEVGIPKFPMGVGVKSEEDEGPSEESRAANPLSDSSFQHVTTKGDQPDSLSAPLSDSDDITSHSSDFNNDEEEDDFDQNASKSSNKSSLKRDKQQCAVGKPFTCTLCGKRFPRNSSLNRHKLIHTGEKPFACTLCDKRFIDKERLNKHTRTHTGEKPFVCSLCGKRFTEKTNLERHKRTHTGEKPFVCSLCGKRFSDKKGLNRHTKRHIEEKPFACTLCGKRFSWNSSLNRHKLIHTGEKPFACTLCDKRFIDKERLNKHTRTHTGEKPFVCSLCGKRFTKKTNLERHKRTHTEEKPFVCSLCGKRFTEKTHLERHKRTHTGEKPFACTLCGKRFFYKKSLNRHTSRHTEEKPFVCSLCGKRFTEKTYLERHKRTHTGEKPFACTLCGKRFFDKKSLNKHTSRHTGENPFACTLCSKRFTEKRLLNQHTRTHIGEKPYACTLCDKKYSTKEYIKIHMRTHTGEKPYACTLCDKKYSTKACINIHLRTHTGEKPFACSLCGKRFTRKGNLVMHARRHTE; encoded by the coding sequence TGTCCCACAGATGTCACCGTAGAAGATCATCACCACGAGAAGCACGATCCCCTCCACTTTAAGCAGGAAGAGGATTCCGAGATGCCGTACATCAAACAGGAGGCAGAGTCAGAGAACCCCGACATGAAAGAAGAAGACCAGGAAGTTGGAATCCCCAAATTTCCAATGGGTGTCGGTGTGAAGAGCGAAGAAGACGAAGGACCAAGCGAAGAGAGCCGAGCAGCGAACCCTTTGAGCGACAGCTCATTTCAGCACGTGACAACAAAAGGAGATCAACCGGACAGCCTCTCAGCTCCGCTTTCGGACAGCGACGACATAACGTCACATTCTTCTGACTTTAATAATGATGAAGAGGAGGatgactttgaccaaaatgcttcaaaatcttCAAACAAGTCATCATTGAAAAGAGACAAACAGCAATGTGCGGTTGGGAAACCATtcacctgcacactttgtggtaaaagatttccTCGGAATTCTTCTTTAAATAGACATAAGCTcatacacactggagagaagccttttgcctgcacactttgcgataaGAGATTCATCGATAAGGAAcgtttaaacaaacacacaagaacacacactggagagaagccttttgtctgctcactttgtggtaaaagattcactgagAAGACGAATTTAGAAAGGCATAAGCGTACACACaccggagaaaagccttttgtctgctcactttgtggtaaaagattctccGATAAGAAAGGTTTAAATAGACACACAAAAAGACACATTgaagagaagcctttcgcctgcacactttgtggtaaaagattttcTTGGAATTCTTCTTTAAATAGACATAAGCTcatacacactggagagaagccttttgcctgcacactttgcgataaGAGATTCATCGATAAGGAAcgtttaaacaaacacacaagaacacacactggagagaagccttttgtctgctcactttgtggtaaaagattcactaagaagactaatttagaaaggcataagcgtacacacactgaagaaaagccttttgtctgctcactttgtggtaaaagattcactgagAAGACTCATTTAGAAAGGCataagcgtacacacactggagaaaagccttttgcctgcactctTTGCGGTAAAAGATTCTTCTATAAGAAAAGTTTAAACCGACACACAAGCAGACACACTgaagagaagccttttgtctgctcactttgtggtaaaagattcactgagAAGACTTATTTAGAAAGGCataagcgtacacacactggagaaaagccttttgcctgcactctTTGCGGTAAAAGATTCTTCGATAAGAAAagtttaaacaaacacacaagcagacacactggagagaatccttttgcctgcacactttgcagtAAAAGATTCACCGAGAAGAGACTTTTAAAccaacacacaagaacacatattggagagaagccttatgcctgcacactttgtgataaaaaatactCCACAAAGGAATATATAAAAATTCACatgagaacacacactggagagaagccttatgcttgcacactttgtgataaaaaatactCCACAAAGGCATGTATAAACATTCACttgagaacacacactggagaaaagccttttgcatgctcactttgtggtaaaCGATTCACTCGGAAAGGAAATTTAGTAATGCACGCAAGACGCCACACTGAGTAA